The following coding sequences are from one Enterococcus sp. 4G2_DIV0659 window:
- a CDS encoding Ig-like domain-containing protein — protein MVVPAPTVTGVTGNSATGYTVTGTATPGDTVSIKNTGGTVIGTAVADAGGNYTVTIPAGLATPVEQLKAVATDPSGNQSTATPFTTPADPVVVTAPTVDSVTGNSSTGYTVTGTAPAGDVVTIKNSGGTVVGTATADPSGNYTVVIPVGSATPNEQLTATATDGAGNTSAGTPFTTPADPVVVPAPTVTGVTGTSATGYTVTGTATPGDTVSIKNTGGTVIGTAVADAGGNYTVTIPAGLATPVEQLKAVATDPSGNQSTATPFTTPADPVIVTAPTVDSVTGNSSTGYTVTGTAPAGDVVTIKNSGGTVVGTATADPSGNYTVVIPVGSATPNEQLTATATDGAGNTSAGTPFTTPADPVVVPAPTVTGVTGNSATGYTVTGTATPGDTVSIKNTGGTVIGTAVADAGGNYTVTIPAGLATPVEQLKAVATDPSGNQSTATPFTTPADPVVVTAPTVDSVTGNSSTGYTVTGTAPAGDVVTIKNSGGTVVGTATADPSGNYTVVIPVGSATPNEQLTATATDGAGNTSAGTPFTTPADPVVVPAPTVTGVTGTSATGYTVTGTATPGDTVSIKNTGGTVIGTAVADAGGNYTVTIPAGLATPVEQLKAVATDPSGNQSTATPFTTPADPVVVTAPTVDSVTGNSSTGYTVTGTAPAGDVVTIKNSGGTVVGTATADPSGNYTVVIPVGSATPNEQLTATATDGAGNTSAGTPFTTPADPVVVPAPTVTGVTGNSATGYTVTGTATPGDTVSIKNTGGTVIGTAVADAGGNYTVTIPAGLATPVEQLKAVATDPSGNQSTATPFTTPADPVVVTAPTVDSVTGNSSTGYTVTGTAPAGDVVTIKNSGGTVVGTATADPSGNYTVVIPVGSATPNEQLTATATDGAGNTSAGTPFTTPADPVVVPAPTVTGVTGTSATGYTVTGTATPGDTVSIKNTGGTVIGTAVADAGGNYTVTIPAGLATPVEQLKAVATDPSGNQSTATPFTTPADPVVVTAPTVDSVTGNSSSGYVVNGKATAGNTVEIRNTSGTVIGTVVADASGNYMVSIPVGSATQKEQLKAIAKDGAGNTSTATLFMTPADPAVIVATPTISKVTGSSLTGYTIIGKATPGNKVEIRNSDNELLGQAIAAADGGFTITLPIGLAVPNEQLTAIAKDSNNNQSAPAVFNLPNDPNTRSVKPPTVNSVTGSSTTGYTVNGTADPDYVINIYNPSGVMVATGEVDDSGNYSVKIPAGMAMPNEKDTAVAFDANGNRSIPTEFVIPADSGSNNGGNGSNGLLTNNGKSSSLGGTQKNLPNNGEIVSNWALLGSFLLAGLGLFSLKRRNKKKKNKSLS, from the coding sequence GTGGTAGTTCCAGCCCCAACAGTAACAGGAGTAACAGGAAATTCAGCGACAGGCTACACAGTAACGGGAACAGCAACACCTGGTGATACCGTTTCAATCAAGAACACAGGTGGAACAGTGATCGGTACAGCGGTAGCGGATGCTGGTGGAAATTATACAGTAACAATTCCAGCAGGTTTAGCAACGCCAGTGGAACAGTTGAAAGCTGTTGCGACTGACCCTTCTGGAAACCAAAGTACAGCAACACCATTTACAACACCAGCAGATCCAGTAGTAGTGACTGCTCCAACCGTTGATAGCGTAACAGGAAATTCATCAACAGGTTATACAGTAACGGGAACAGCACCAGCGGGTGATGTAGTGACAATTAAGAATTCAGGTGGCACAGTAGTAGGAACAGCAACAGCCGATCCAAGTGGAAACTACACAGTAGTTATCCCAGTAGGTTCAGCAACGCCAAATGAACAATTAACAGCAACAGCAACTGATGGAGCAGGAAACACAAGTGCGGGTACACCGTTCACAACACCAGCAGATCCAGTGGTAGTTCCAGCCCCAACAGTAACAGGAGTAACAGGAACTTCAGCGACAGGCTACACAGTAACGGGAACAGCAACACCTGGTGATACCGTTTCAATCAAGAACACAGGTGGAACAGTGATCGGTACAGCGGTAGCGGATGCTGGTGGAAATTATACAGTAACAATTCCAGCAGGTTTAGCAACGCCAGTGGAACAGTTGAAAGCTGTTGCGACTGACCCTTCTGGAAACCAAAGTACAGCAACACCATTTACAACACCAGCAGATCCAGTAATAGTGACTGCTCCAACCGTTGATAGCGTAACAGGAAATTCATCAACAGGTTATACAGTAACGGGAACAGCACCAGCGGGTGATGTAGTGACAATTAAGAATTCAGGTGGCACAGTAGTAGGAACAGCAACAGCCGATCCAAGTGGAAACTACACAGTAGTTATCCCAGTAGGTTCAGCAACGCCAAATGAACAATTAACAGCAACAGCAACTGATGGAGCAGGAAACACAAGTGCGGGTACACCGTTCACAACACCAGCAGATCCAGTGGTAGTTCCAGCCCCAACAGTAACAGGAGTAACAGGAAATTCAGCGACAGGCTACACAGTAACGGGAACAGCAACACCTGGTGATACCGTTTCAATCAAGAACACAGGTGGAACAGTGATCGGTACAGCGGTAGCGGATGCTGGTGGAAATTATACAGTAACAATTCCAGCAGGTTTAGCAACGCCAGTAGAACAGTTGAAAGCTGTTGCGACTGACCCTTCTGGAAACCAAAGTACAGCAACACCATTTACAACACCAGCAGATCCAGTAGTAGTGACTGCTCCAACCGTTGATAGCGTAACAGGAAATTCATCAACAGGTTATACAGTAACGGGAACAGCACCAGCGGGTGATGTAGTGACAATTAAGAATTCAGGTGGCACAGTAGTAGGAACAGCAACAGCCGATCCAAGTGGAAACTACACAGTAGTTATCCCAGTAGGTTCAGCAACACCGAATGAACAATTAACAGCAACTGCAACTGATGGAGCAGGAAACACAAGTGCGGGTACACCGTTCACAACACCAGCAGATCCAGTGGTAGTTCCAGCCCCAACAGTAACAGGAGTAACAGGAACTTCAGCGACAGGCTACACAGTAACGGGAACAGCAACACCTGGTGATACCGTTTCAATCAAGAACACAGGTGGAACAGTGATCGGTACAGCGGTAGCGGATGCTGGTGGAAATTATACAGTAACAATTCCAGCAGGTTTAGCAACGCCAGTGGAACAGTTGAAAGCTGTTGCGACTGACCCTTCTGGAAACCAAAGTACAGCAACACCATTTACAACACCAGCAGATCCAGTAGTAGTGACTGCTCCAACCGTTGATAGCGTAACAGGAAATTCATCAACAGGTTATACAGTAACGGGAACAGCACCAGCGGGTGATGTAGTGACAATTAAGAATTCAGGTGGCACAGTAGTAGGAACAGCAACAGCCGATCCAAGTGGAAACTACACAGTAGTTATCCCAGTAGGTTCAGCAACGCCAAATGAACAATTAACAGCAACAGCAACTGATGGAGCAGGAAACACAAGTGCGGGTACACCGTTCACAACACCAGCAGATCCAGTGGTAGTTCCAGCCCCAACAGTAACAGGAGTAACAGGAAATTCAGCGACAGGCTACACAGTAACGGGAACAGCAACACCTGGTGATACCGTTTCAATCAAGAACACAGGTGGAACAGTGATCGGTACAGCGGTAGCGGATGCTGGTGGAAATTATACAGTAACAATTCCAGCAGGTTTAGCAACGCCAGTGGAACAGTTGAAAGCTGTTGCGACTGACCCTTCTGGAAACCAAAGTACAGCAACACCATTTACAACACCAGCAGATCCAGTAGTAGTGACTGCTCCAACCGTTGATAGCGTAACAGGAAATTCATCAACAGGTTATACAGTAACGGGAACAGCACCAGCGGGTGATGTAGTGACAATTAAGAATTCAGGTGGCACAGTAGTAGGAACAGCAACAGCCGATCCAAGTGGAAACTACACAGTAGTTATCCCAGTAGGTTCAGCAACGCCAAATGAACAATTAACAGCAACAGCAACTGATGGAGCAGGAAATACAAGTGCGGGCACACCATTCACAACGCCAGCAGATCCAGTGGTAGTTCCAGCCCCAACAGTAACAGGAGTAACAGGAACTTCAGCGACAGGCTACACAGTAACGGGAACAGCAACACCTGGTGATACCGTTTCAATCAAGAACACAGGTGGAACAGTGATCGGTACAGCGGTAGCGGATGCTGGTGGAAATTATACAGTAACAATTCCAGCAGGTTTAGCAACGCCAGTAGAACAGTTGAAAGCTGTTGCGACTGATCCTTCTGGAAACCAAAGTACAGCAACACCATTTACAACACCAGCAGATCCAGTAGTGGTAACAGCGCCAACCGTTGATAGTGTAACAGGAAATTCATCAAGCGGTTATGTGGTAAATGGTAAAGCTACAGCAGGTAACACAGTAGAAATTCGCAACACCAGTGGTACAGTGATTGGCACAGTGGTAGCAGATGCCAGCGGCAATTACATGGTGTCAATACCAGTCGGCTCAGCGACTCAAAAAGAGCAATTAAAAGCTATAGCGAAAGATGGCGCAGGTAATACAAGTACTGCAACGCTATTTATGACACCAGCGGACCCTGCAGTAATTGTAGCAACACCAACTATTAGCAAAGTAACAGGTAGCTCTTTAACTGGTTACACAATAATTGGAAAAGCAACACCAGGAAACAAAGTAGAAATTCGTAACTCTGATAACGAGCTTTTAGGTCAAGCAATCGCAGCAGCGGATGGTGGTTTCACGATCACACTTCCTATTGGATTAGCAGTTCCTAATGAGCAATTAACTGCAATTGCAAAAGATAGCAACAATAATCAAAGTGCTCCAGCTGTCTTTAACTTACCAAACGATCCTAATACAAGATCTGTTAAACCGCCAACAGTAAACAGCGTAACAGGTAGCTCAACAACAGGCTACACAGTAAATGGGACGGCTGATCCTGATTATGTAATTAATATTTATAACCCATCAGGAGTAATGGTAGCGACAGGAGAAGTTGACGATTCAGGGAATTATAGTGTCAAAATTCCAGCAGGCATGGCAATGCCAAATGAGAAAGATACCGCAGTTGCTTTTGATGCGAATGGAAATCGAAGCATTCCAACTGAATTTGTGATTCCAGCAGACTCAGGTAGTAATAATGGTGGTAATGGAAGTAATGGTCTTTTAACTAACAACGGAAAATCTAGTTCACTTGGCGGAACGCAAAAAAATCTGCCTAATAATGGTGAAATAGTTAGCAATTGGGCGTTACTTGGTTCATTCTTACTTGCTGGCTTAGGTCTATTCTCCTTGAAACGTAGAAATAAAAAGAAGAAGAATAAATCACTTAGTTAA
- a CDS encoding RidA family protein has product MKSIHTDNAPKAIGPYVQGNIINGLLFASGQVPLSPETGEVVGITIEEQTKQVLKNIEAILNEVGSDFDHVVKTTCFLKNMDDFVAFNGVYSKAFVDHLPARSAVEVARLPKDVLIEIEIIAAVNK; this is encoded by the coding sequence ATGAAATCAATTCATACAGATAACGCACCAAAAGCGATTGGACCTTATGTACAAGGCAATATAATTAATGGGCTGTTGTTTGCTTCAGGACAAGTTCCTTTAAGTCCTGAAACAGGAGAGGTTGTTGGGATAACAATCGAAGAACAAACCAAACAAGTGTTGAAAAATATCGAAGCCATCTTAAATGAAGTTGGCAGTGATTTTGATCATGTGGTTAAAACAACATGCTTCTTAAAAAATATGGATGACTTTGTTGCATTTAATGGCGTTTATTCAAAAGCCTTCGTTGATCATCTTCCCGCTCGTTCTGCTGTTGAAGTAGCCCGATTGCCTAAAGATGTTCTAATTGAAATAGAAATTATTGCGGCAGTTAATAAATAA
- a CDS encoding Fur family transcriptional regulator, which translates to MDNILVKNALEELKEANIRITPQRYAILEYLIENHSHPTADEIYRSLEDRFPNMSVATVYNNLRLFTDIGFVQEMNYGDSSSRFDFSSKKHYHAICQSCGKIVDFHYPGLEDVEMAASKLTGFEINEHRLELYGLCPDCQAKEKK; encoded by the coding sequence ATGGATAACATATTGGTAAAGAACGCGCTTGAAGAATTAAAAGAAGCCAATATTCGTATTACTCCTCAAAGATATGCAATTTTAGAATATCTAATTGAGAATCACAGCCATCCAACTGCGGATGAGATTTATCGTTCACTAGAAGATCGCTTTCCGAATATGAGCGTTGCAACTGTTTATAATAATTTACGTCTATTTACAGATATAGGTTTTGTTCAAGAAATGAATTATGGTGATTCATCAAGTCGTTTTGATTTTAGTTCAAAAAAACACTACCATGCCATCTGTCAAAGCTGTGGCAAAATTGTTGATTTTCACTATCCAGGTTTGGAAGATGTGGAAATGGCTGCAAGTAAGCTAACGGGTTTTGAAATCAACGAACATCGCTTAGAGTTATATGGGCTATGCCCAGATTGTCAGGCAAAAGAAAAAAAATGA
- a CDS encoding NADH oxidase codes for MKVVVVGCTHAGTAAVKSILTNHPNAEVTVYERNDNVSFLSCGIALYVGGVVKEASSLFYSSPEELAALGATVKMEHEVETIDVNHKTVTAKNLHTGVEEIVSYDKLVMTTGSWPIIPPIKGIESDNILLCKNYNQANIIIERAKEAKKVVVVGGGYIGIELVEAFVESGKEVTLIDGLDRILNKYLDKPFTDVLEKELVDRGVTLALGENVKEFKADEHGHVNKVITPSQEFDADMVIMCVGFTPNTVLLKDKVDMLPNGAIVVDKFMRSSNPDILAAGDSAVVHYNPSETTNYIPLATNAVRQGMLVGYNLIEQKLAYRGTQGTSGLYLFGWKIGSTGVTLESAKMNNLDVSATQFEDNYRPEFMPTTENVMMELVYEKGTNRIVGGQLMSKYDITQSANTLSLAVQNKMTVEDLALSDFFFQPHFDRPWNYLNLLAQAALKDIAKN; via the coding sequence ATGAAAGTCGTAGTCGTAGGATGTACGCATGCAGGAACAGCTGCAGTCAAAAGTATTTTAACAAATCACCCAAATGCGGAGGTAACCGTTTATGAACGAAATGATAATGTATCATTTTTATCTTGCGGGATTGCTCTATATGTAGGAGGAGTCGTGAAAGAAGCTAGCAGCTTGTTTTATTCAAGTCCTGAAGAACTTGCGGCACTTGGAGCTACAGTAAAAATGGAGCATGAAGTCGAAACAATAGACGTTAATCATAAAACAGTTACTGCAAAAAATTTACACACTGGTGTTGAAGAAATCGTTTCTTATGATAAATTAGTAATGACAACTGGCTCATGGCCAATCATTCCGCCAATCAAAGGAATTGAATCTGACAATATCTTATTATGTAAAAACTATAATCAAGCAAATATTATCATTGAACGAGCAAAAGAGGCGAAAAAAGTTGTCGTTGTCGGTGGCGGATACATTGGTATTGAGTTAGTAGAAGCTTTCGTAGAATCAGGAAAAGAAGTTACATTGATAGATGGTCTGGATCGTATTTTGAATAAATATTTGGATAAGCCCTTCACAGACGTCTTGGAAAAAGAACTGGTAGATCGTGGTGTAACATTGGCATTAGGTGAAAATGTTAAAGAATTTAAGGCTGATGAACACGGACATGTGAATAAAGTAATTACACCTAGTCAAGAATTTGATGCTGACATGGTCATCATGTGTGTTGGATTTACTCCCAATACTGTTTTGCTTAAGGACAAAGTAGATATGTTACCAAATGGAGCTATCGTAGTAGATAAATTTATGCGCTCAAGCAATCCCGACATTCTTGCTGCCGGTGATAGTGCAGTTGTACACTATAATCCAAGTGAAACAACTAATTATATTCCCTTAGCGACAAACGCAGTTCGCCAAGGTATGTTAGTCGGCTATAATTTAATCGAGCAAAAATTAGCTTATCGTGGAACACAAGGGACTTCTGGTCTATACTTGTTTGGCTGGAAAATCGGTTCAACAGGTGTTACCTTAGAAAGTGCAAAAATGAACAATTTAGACGTATCAGCAACTCAATTCGAAGATAATTATCGCCCAGAGTTTATGCCGACAACTGAAAATGTGATGATGGAATTAGTTTATGAAAAAGGAACAAATCGCATCGTCGGCGGACAATTAATGTCTAAATACGATATTACTCAATCCGCTAATACATTGTCGTTAGCTGTTCAAAATAAAATGACTGTTGAAGATTTGGCCCTATCAGACTTCTTTTTCCAACCCCATTTTGATCGACCTTGGAACTATTTAAATCTGTTAGCTCAAGCTGCATTAAAAGATATTGCTAAAAATTAA